AACTATATATTATATTTAACTGAGGTGAAATTTGAGCTATTCATGAAAAAAATCACATCAAAGCAGCGAAATTGAGCAGTTTTAGAGATTGGTAGAAATAGCCTGTACCGGACAAGTGGGAATACACTGTTCACAGACAATGCAACGCGATCGCGTGAAGGTGAGTTGATATGTCTCTGGGTTGAGGGAAAGGGCTTCAGTCGGACAAATCCCAGTACACAAGCCACAGTCAACGCACAGATCGTCATCAATCACAATTTCACCTAAGTTATGGGAAACACTGATATGTTGCGATCGCATCCACTCAATAGCCGCATCCAGCTGATCAATATCCCCCAATAATTCCACAACCAATTTACCAATTTGATTGGGGGCAACCTGAGCGCGGATAATATTGGCAGCAACGTTAAAATCTTTTGCCAGTCGGTAGGTGACAGGCATTTGAATGGCACGTTTAGGAAAAGTCAGGGTGACTCGTTTTTTCATGGGTAAAAAACTGGGTTTTGGTACACTAAATAATAACCATGCTTAACAAGTTGTAATAAATTAAATATGACTACAGATCAAACTGTGAATACTCCCACTAAACCTGAATCTAACTTTGGGAGACGTGTAAGAAACCTCCTAATTGTCATTGTAGCGATCATTCTGAGTGCGGCGCTATTTTTAGGACTGCGAACCCAGACAACCTCAGTTTCTCTCACCCAACTCGATGCAGCATCCACACCCTTAGAAGTCGCTGTTAGCAATGATAAGCCCAGTTTAGTTGAATTTTATGCTGATTGGTGTACAGTCTGCCAAAAAATGGCTCCAGATATGGCTCAACTCAAACAACAATATGCTGACAAGCTAAATTTTGTCATGCTGAATGTAGATAATACCAAATGGTTGCCAGAAATGCTGAAATATCGAGTAGATGGCATTCCCCATTTTGTCTTTTTGGGTAAGCAAGGAGAAGGTATAGCAGAAGCTATTGGTGATATACCCCGTGCCGTCATGGCCAGCAATTTAGAAGCCTTGATGACAGGTTCTCCCCTTCCCTATGCTCAAATGAGTGGCAAAACTTCCAAATTTTCAGCCCCAGTATCAGCTGGTGGTAATCAAGATGATCCCCGTAGTCATGGTAGCCAAGTGGTAAATTAATAGGTGACAGGTGACAGGTGACAGTCACAGAAGAAGTAATGGGTAATTACTCATTACTTTTTTGCTCTAAAATGCCACTTTTAATCATCAGTTGTGGCCAGATTAATAAAAAGAATCCCATCCAAATTAATAGCGGGATAGCAACGAGAATTGTCAGCCAGATAAGTTTAAATATCAGCCAGCTACCGCTAATCAATGTTAAACCTGTGAGCATAATTGACCAAGGTTGACACCACCAAGGTTTATAATCCCAAGGATTTAGAAGTTTTTTTTCAGACATAGTTTGGCTTAAGTTTTTGGTGATTTTGTTTGTAGTGAGCGATTTATCGCTCTATTGTAAGATTTTAAAGTCTAAAGCCCTAAATACAAACTTTTATTTTATTAAAAATAAACAATATTTAGTACAATAATTATAGGTAAATTTAGCAAAAATTAAAACATAAATATGATTGGGGTTGCAATTGTCGGTACTGGATTTGGTCAAAAAGTGCATATTCCCGCGTTTCAAGCACATCACCAAACCAAGATAACCGCCGTTTATCATCGAGATATTAATAAAGCTCAAGATATTGCCACAGCTAATAATATTCCCCATGCTAGTGACAACTTAGCCGAAATTCTCGCTTTACCAGAAGTACAAGCAGTTAGCATTTCGACACCGCCATTTTTACATTATCAAATGGGCAAACAAGTATTAGAAGCTGGTAAACATCTGTTATTAGAAAAACCTACCACTTTAAATGCAACTGAAGCTAAAGAACTCTATCAATTAGCAAAAGCTAAAGGTGTCATTGCCACTGTAGATTTTGAATTTCGCTTTGTTCCAGCATGGCAATATTTTTACCAACTTCTATCTTCAGGATATGTTGGTAATTTGCGCCTAATTAAAATTGACTGGTTAGGTTCTTCTCGCGCTGATACTTCCCGTCCTTGGAATTGGTATTCTTCTCAAGAAAAAGGTGGTGGTGCATTGGGTTCTTTAGGTTCCCATGCTTTTGATTATATTCACTGGTTATTTGGATCAGTTAGTAAATTAAATGCTTATTTAAATACAGCTATTCCCCAAAGAATTGATCCAGCAAATGGGGAGTTAAAAGCAGTAAATACAGATGATAATTGTCTGTTATCTCTGGAATTAGCAAACGGTACACCTTGCCAAGTTTCTATTAGTGCAGTTGTTCATGCAGCTAGACCCCATTGGATAGAAGTTTATGGAGATAAAGGAACATTAGTTTTAGGCAGTGAGCATCAAAAAGATTATATTCACGGGTTTCATGTTTGGGGTTCTCAACCTGGTCAACCTTTAACAGAAATGGAAATTCCTCAACAATTATTATTTCCTCAACATTATGCTGATGGTCGGATTTGTGCATTTCTTCGGGTTGTAGATCAATGGGTACAAGGAATTGAAACGCAGCAGGAAATTACACCATCTTTGAAAGAAGGAGTTTATTCACAATTATTGATGGATTTATCGCATCAATCAAATGAGTCAAAAATGTGGGTGAAAGTGCCGAGTTTAGAATCTTTTTTGGCTTAATTAATAATTTATCGAGTCTACTGTATTCAGATCCCCGACTTCTCTGAGAAGTCGGGGAATACTGTTCGGTTAAGAGTTTTTGTAGGTTGGGTTAAGCGACAGCGCAACCCAACAAAAGCTTATAAATGTTGGGTTATGCCTTCGGCACACTGCGTGTATGCTTACAGCACGCTTTGCGAACACGTAGTGTCCCGAAGGGATACGTTCCTCAACCCAACCTACATAATTTCCTTCTTTTGAGCTTAACCGACAAGTATTAAGTCGGGGATATATCTATTCACTAGCTACACGCATTGCGGTTAAAATCGCATTACTTATGGCTATATCTTTGCTAGTGAAAATTATATTTTCGGCTACAGTGCGTTGAGCAACTACACCACAAACAGCAGCAGCAGCAAAATTATAGACACCTGCCATTTTAAAGAGTGTACCGGCTTCCATTTCATAATTCAATATATTTAATTTTCGATATTCTTCTGTAATTCCTTCTAGCTTACGTATTAAATTAGGATTAGCTGAATCAGTCCGTTCTTGTCCTTCATAAAAAGTATCAACTGAAGCAGTAATTCCTAAATAATGCTCAACGTTTAATTCTTGTGCTGCTTTCACCAAAGCCACAGTTAAAAACGGATCTGCTGCTGCTGGATATTCCACAGGTGCAATATCATTAGCTGCACCTTGACGACACAAAGCCCCACTACTAATTACAATACTACCAACGGGTATATGGGGTTGAATTGAGCCACAAGTACCAATACGAATAATTTTTTGAATACCTACTTGCACTAATTCATTTACCACAATACTTAAAGAAGGCGCACCCATGCCACTGGTTGCAGATAAAATCGGTTTACCATTGGGTAAATGTCCCACATAGCTATGCAGTCCGCGATTTTCTGATAATACCTGCACATCCTGTAAATAGGTGTGAGCGATAAAACCAGCACGTTGCGGATCACCTGATAATAATGCCATCGTGGGAGATAGTGAACCTAAATCTTCCCTTCCAAAACCTATATGATATAAGCGTTTATCAGTCATAACTACTCAGGATATATAGCATTAACCCAAAACTCTAACTTCTGACATCAATTCATAATTGACAAGATCAACAAAGAAGTCGGTGATCTTATTGTTCTTGATTCATTAAACCAGATTAAAGGCATCATCCGAAAGATAGATATTAAAGATTATTTCCTGGAATTTACGAAAATGCTTTTGCTGGTATTGGAGATATAAGCAAGAAGAAATTTCAATCATTGAGTTAGAAGGAGTAAAGTATGAAATTCAACTCTCAACTTATGCGAAAATGGGTTTTTAGTCCTGTGTCGGTGGTTGTATTAGCAGCAGTAGCGATCGCATCTTATCCCGTTCCATCTTTTAGTGCGACAACGACAAGTATTGAACCAGCAACAACTAGCAAAAAATTAGTTGCTCAAAATCAAGGTGCTTATAGAAATAATACTTTCAAATTGAGGTTTAACTATTCTCTCCAGGATTTTGTAATTGATCATAAAACTACTCGACCCAGTTCTAACTTGAATTTGTTAGTT
This genomic interval from Anabaena sphaerica FACHB-251 contains the following:
- a CDS encoding Gfo/Idh/MocA family protein, which translates into the protein MIGVAIVGTGFGQKVHIPAFQAHHQTKITAVYHRDINKAQDIATANNIPHASDNLAEILALPEVQAVSISTPPFLHYQMGKQVLEAGKHLLLEKPTTLNATEAKELYQLAKAKGVIATVDFEFRFVPAWQYFYQLLSSGYVGNLRLIKIDWLGSSRADTSRPWNWYSSQEKGGGALGSLGSHAFDYIHWLFGSVSKLNAYLNTAIPQRIDPANGELKAVNTDDNCLLSLELANGTPCQVSISAVVHAARPHWIEVYGDKGTLVLGSEHQKDYIHGFHVWGSQPGQPLTEMEIPQQLLFPQHYADGRICAFLRVVDQWVQGIETQQEITPSLKEGVYSQLLMDLSHQSNESKMWVKVPSLESFLA
- a CDS encoding nucleoside phosphorylase, whose amino-acid sequence is MTDKRLYHIGFGREDLGSLSPTMALLSGDPQRAGFIAHTYLQDVQVLSENRGLHSYVGHLPNGKPILSATSGMGAPSLSIVVNELVQVGIQKIIRIGTCGSIQPHIPVGSIVISSGALCRQGAANDIAPVEYPAAADPFLTVALVKAAQELNVEHYLGITASVDTFYEGQERTDSANPNLIRKLEGITEEYRKLNILNYEMEAGTLFKMAGVYNFAAAAVCGVVAQRTVAENIIFTSKDIAISNAILTAMRVASE
- a CDS encoding NIL domain-containing protein translates to MKKRVTLTFPKRAIQMPVTYRLAKDFNVAANIIRAQVAPNQIGKLVVELLGDIDQLDAAIEWMRSQHISVSHNLGEIVIDDDLCVDCGLCTGICPTEALSLNPETYQLTFTRSRCIVCEQCIPTCPVQAISTNL
- a CDS encoding thioredoxin family protein translates to MTTDQTVNTPTKPESNFGRRVRNLLIVIVAIILSAALFLGLRTQTTSVSLTQLDAASTPLEVAVSNDKPSLVEFYADWCTVCQKMAPDMAQLKQQYADKLNFVMLNVDNTKWLPEMLKYRVDGIPHFVFLGKQGEGIAEAIGDIPRAVMASNLEALMTGSPLPYAQMSGKTSKFSAPVSAGGNQDDPRSHGSQVVN
- a CDS encoding DUF6737 family protein, which produces MSEKKLLNPWDYKPWWCQPWSIMLTGLTLISGSWLIFKLIWLTILVAIPLLIWMGFFLLIWPQLMIKSGILEQKSNE